A region of Liolophura sinensis isolate JHLJ2023 chromosome 8, CUHK_Ljap_v2, whole genome shotgun sequence DNA encodes the following proteins:
- the LOC135472642 gene encoding minichromosome maintenance domain-containing protein 2-like — translation MKELLQHYERTKRVQSALVYLDKSGNLSDIKKTSLLYGNSQDVILYKFRLKLQPCDLIQTCAYLGNLVLSCPSEAEKIFQEVVYLVIKSLQLLPGELRKSQIAVNLKLGSLPAIKEQYYVKTVKDLPRFLKSGSFLGFDGVVTGLSAVSSYTQSTLYICPVEGCSGADGKQYIRVHVPGASELQTIRNDFHCFHCGMVLEEDKSKRVLAEKLIAELVPVSTLRTDGIGTGRTQAITVYFRDELVSIPVIGELYRVIGVVKADFENQNIHLVVEANNIEQLSAFSDIPYSLEQRYLPKCIQLLYEENVCSPWGFVRCLAYLFGESVTPPGSFHKLKLGILLSLVLTGSKSKTKSLFHILACGRESVVLDRLLRYGCTFAERAVTHSLCNAVTGRISKDPYHKSQYFVEGGSLSLATNGVCNIGDLGRYKKITKDIIKATLDTGRVVIDVSSKFSQGLPQQHSSPLRCHVWAYSDPATQKPSQYKDELFITGDTGELSKAMLDVFSLVLFTDGSDSISNFDEEISRDILRSAVHPDSLKPSITFQEFNKFLEIAREREVILTPAAEVIVQQYYQASRRMRSSDPSSSSVPVSTLPTLYSLALAHAKLSLRREVTESDAVMAVHLSEECLTARHGFSALSVRPMPHITCDDFNLQEMDEEMYVFHHRLLRFCGGQAPGHEE, via the exons ATGAAGGAGTTGCTTCAGCATTATGAAAGGACTAAAAGGGTACAGAGTGCATTGGTGTACCTAGATAAATCAGGAAACCTTAGTGACATTAAGAAGACAAGTTTGTTGTACGGCAATTCTCAG GATGTGATCTTGTACAAGTTCAGGCTGAAACTTCAGCCATGTGATCTTATACAAACATGTG CATATTTAGGAAATTTGGTTTTAAGCTGTCCAAGTGAAGCAGAGAAGATATTCCAGgag GTGGTTTACTTGGTAATAAAGTCTCTTCAACTCCTTCCTGGGGAACTCAGAAAGTCACAAATTGCTGTCAACCTCAAGTTAGGGTCTTTGCCAGCTATCAAAGAACA ATATTACGTCAAGACAGTGAAAGACCTGCCAAGATTTCTTAAATCAGGCAGTTTTCTTGGGTTTGATGGGGTGGTGACAGGATTGTCAGCAGTTTCATCCTATAC ACAGAGCACCCTGTACATCTGTCCTGTGGAGGGCTGTAGTGGAGCAGATGGAAAGCAGTACATCAGAGTGCATGTGCCCGGGGCATCAGAGCTACAAACCATTAG AAATGACTTTCATTGCTTCCACTGTGGTATGGTACTGGAGGAAGACAAATCCAAAAGAGTTTTAGCAG AAAAGTTGATAGCCGAACTGGTACCTGTGAGTACTCTTAGAACAGATGGTATAGGCACTGGACGAACACAGGCCATTACAGTCTACTTCAGGG ATGAACTGGTCAGTATTCCTGTCATTGGAGAATTGTATAGAGTCATTGGTGTGGTGAAAGCTGATTTTGAAAACCAAAATATCCACTTAGTAGTAGAG gcAAACAACATTGAACAG ctTTCTGCATTTTCCGATATCCCATACAGTTTGGAGCAGAGATACCTACCTAAGTGTATTCAACTCttatatgaag AGAATGTGTGTTCTCCTTGGGGCTTTGTTAGATGCCTTGCATATTTGTTTGGAG AAAGTGTGAcacctcctgggtcattccacAAGTTGAAACTAGGTATTCTACTGAGCCTGGTTTTAACTGGTTCCAAGTCAAAG ACGAAGTCCCTCTTCCATATTTTAGCCTGTGGTAGAGAGTCCGTTGTTCTGGACAGGCTATTGAGGTATGGTTGCACATTTGCTGAGAGAGCTGTTACCCATAGCTTGTGTAATGCTGTCACAGGGCGAATTTCCAAGGATCCCTATCACAAAAGCCAGTACTTTGTTGAAG GTGGCTCTTTGTCGTTAGCAACAAATGGCGTTTGTAACATTGGAGACCTGGGAAGgtacaaaaaaatcacaaaggATATCATTAAAGCAA CTTTGGACACAGGCAGAGTTGTGATTGATGTGAGCTCTAAATTTTCTCAGGGCCTCCCACAGCAGCACAGCTCCCCTCTCAGGTGCCATGTGTGGGCGTACTCAGACCCTGCCACACAGAAACCCTCTCAGTATAAGGATGAGCTCTTCATTACAGGCGACACAGGGGAACTTTCAAAAGCAATGCTTGA TGTTTTTAGCCTGGTGTTATTCACAGATGGCAGTGacagcatttcaaattttgatgaaGAGATCAGTAGAGACATTCTGCGTTCAGCTGTACACCCTGACAGCCTCAAACCATCAATTACCTTTCAGGAATTCAATAAG TTCTTGGAGATAGCCAGagaaagggaggtaatcctTACGCCTGCAGCAGAGGTGATAGTTCAGCAGTATTATCAGGCCAGTAGGAGAATGAGGTCTTCAGACCCGAGTAGCTCATCAGTCCCTGTATCAACTCTCCCAactct ATACTCCCTTGCATTAGCCCATGCTAAGTTGAGTCTCAGAAGAGAAGTCACAGAGAGTGATGCAGTCATGGCTGTCCACCTCAGTGAGGAATGCCTTACAGCCAGACATG GATTCTCAGCACTCAGTGTGCGTCCAATGCCTCATATTACCTGTGATGATTTTAACTTACAAGAG atgGATGAGGAGATGTATGTATTCCATCACCGTCTTCTGAGATTTTGTGGAGGCCAAGCACCTGGGCATGAGGAATAA
- the LOC135472282 gene encoding glucosamine-6-phosphate isomerase 1-like, giving the protein MRLVILDAYSDVSSWSARYIRRKIVDFNPGPDKFFTLGLPTGSTPLGTYKELIKLHENGQISFKYVKTFNMDEYVGLPRDHPESYHSFMWNNFFKHIDIRPENAHILDGNASDLEKECAEFEQKIKDAGGIRLFVGGIGPDGHIAFNEPGSSLVSRTRVKTLAQDTILANARFFGGELSKVPTMALTVGVATVMEADEVMILITGAHKALALHKAIEEGVNHMWTVSAFQQHPRTIFVCDEDATLELKVKTVKYFKGLMNIHKKLIDDPLEKQK; this is encoded by the exons ATGAGGCTGGTAATTTTAGATGCATATTCAGATGTGAGCAGCTGGTCAGCTCGCTATATCAGGAGGAAAATCGTTGACTTCAATCCTGGCCCTGATAAATTTTTCACTCTGGGACTTCCAACAG GCAGTACTCCTCTAGGCACGTACAAGGAGCTGATTAAGCTGCATGAAAATGGCCAAATctcatttaaatatgtcaaGACTTTCAACATGGATGAGTATGTGG GCTTGCCAAGAGATCACCCAGAGAGTTATCACTCTTTTATGTGGAACAACTTCTTCAAACACATTGACATCAGACCAGAAAATGCTCACATCCTGGATGGAAATGCTTCAGACCTGGAAAAGGAATGTGCtgaatttgaacagaaaataaaagatgCTGGAGGAATTCGCCTGTTTGTTGGAG GTATTGGGCCGGATGGTCACATCGCCTTTAACGAGCCTGGCTCCAGTCTGGTTTCTCGCACCAGGGTAAAGACTCTGGCTCAGGATACGATTCTTGCAAATGCCCGATTCTTCGGGGGAGAATTGAGCAAAGTACCGACCATGGCATTAACAGTGGGGGTGGCGACCGTGATGGAAGCTGATGAG gtgatgATTTTGATAACTGGTGCTCACAAAGCCCTGGCTCTTCACAAGGCCATAGAGGAGGGTGTGAACCACATGTGGACAGTATCAGCCTTCCAGCAGCATCCGCGTACCATCTTTGTGTGTGATGAGGACGCCACTCTCGAACTCAAGGTGAAGACGGTCAAGTACTTCAAGGGCCTGATGAACATTCACAAGAAGCTTATAGACGACCCGTTGGAGAAACAGAAATAG
- the LOC135473581 gene encoding LOW QUALITY PROTEIN: mitochondrial disaggregase-like (The sequence of the model RefSeq protein was modified relative to this genomic sequence to represent the inferred CDS: inserted 1 base in 1 codon), translating into MASRRHLCGTGKKFWNFLIFEQFPQRILVRRIASDGVNSHRQLSKCCNSRKTSRAWPLFLSRFRGQLNVDATTWLFRAFTSTVTNVRIAAGVGLGLCVAHCLSGSENNHARLLIAVKKNDFRDLDRLLRLGVDVNQKHELGWTALHLAVVNRNLVAVKMLLQAGADPDLGDEFSNVQRMAREKQLNPLQVLVTREDEFCDRLNVRAIFKGCTALHYAVLIDDLDIVKELLNAGADPTIENASGHRPVEYVKNPEIKNCLLDYEKRFAEIQANKAAEERRKYPLEQRLRKHLXGQEGAINTVASAIRRKENGWYDEDHPLVFLFLGSSGIGKTELAKQVANYLHKDIKKGFIRLDMSEYQEKHEVAKFIGSPPGYIGHDEGGQLTKKLTEFPKAVVLFDEVDKAHPDVLTIMLQLFDEGRLTDGKGKTIECKDAIFIMTSNLASEEIAEHALQLRAEAEEMDRKRREGKLDDLELAEKITISRRFKDRTVRPILKRHFRRDEFLGRINEIVYFLPFSRSELAKLVVKELEFWATRARKKHDIELSWDHQVVDVLADGYDVHYGARSIKYEVERRVVSQLAMAHERQLIHKGCVLKITVTNPEDLVTTSSNHPEAEKPEDPVTIKLQLLKKGGKTEKYEDIKIDPNENPFSMGFK; encoded by the exons ATGGCTAGCAGACGGCATCTTTGCGGCACAGGGAAgaaattttggaattttttaatttttgaacaGTTTCCACAACGAATTTTAGTCAGACGAATTGCCTCTGACGGTGTGAATTCCCACAGACAGTTGTCGAAATGTTGCAATAGTCGTAAAACCTCACGAGCGTGGCCACTATTTCTGTCACGTTTTCGGGGGCAGCTAAATGTAGACGCAACAACATGGTTGTTTCGTGCATTCACTTCCACAGTGACAAATGTCAGAATAGCAGCAGGTGTAGGCTTGGGCCTTTGCGTAGCACACTGTCTTTCAGGCTCCGAAAACAATC atgcAAGGCTTCTGATAGCTGTGAAGAAAAATGATTTCCGAGATCTCGACAG aCTGCTGAGACTGGGAGTGGATGTAAATCAAAAACATGAACTGGGCTGGACAGCTCTCCATCTGGCAGTGGTGAACAGAAACTTAGT TGCCGTGAAGATGCTACTGCAGGCTGGAGCAGATCCAGATCTGGGTGATGAGTTTAGTAATGTACAGAGAATGGCCAGAGAGAAACAGCTTAACCCACTGCAAG TGCTGGTGACAAGGGAGGACGAGTTCTGTGACCGTCTCAATGTTCGTGCCATCTTCAAAGGCTGCACAGCTCTCCATTATGCTGTGTTAATTGATGACCTGGATATTGTGAAGGAGCTCCTTAATGCAG GGGCAGACCCTACCATTGAGAATGCCAGTGGGCACCGGCCAGTGGAATATGTGAAAAACCCAGAAATAAAGAACTGTCTACTTGATTATGAGAAGAGG TTTGCTGAGATCCAGGCTAACAAGGCTGCAGAAGAGAGGAGGAAGTACCCCCTTGAGCAAAGATTGAGGAAACACC GTGGACAGGAGGGAGCCATTAACACCGTGGCATCAG CGATCAGAAGAAAAGAGAATGGGTGGTATGACGAGGATCACCCTCTAGTCTTCTTATTCCTGGGATCATCTGGCATAG GAAAAACAGAACTGGCTAAGCAGGTGGCTAATTATCTTCACAAGGACATTAAGAAG GGTTTCATCAGACTGGATATGTCGGAGTATCAGGAAAAACATGAG GTGGCCAAGTTCATCGGATCTCCCCCTGGCTACATCGGTCATGATGAAGGGGGACAACTCACAAAGAAGCTGACAGAGTTTCCCAAGGCTGTGGTACTGTTTGATGAGGTGGATAAGGCTCACCCTGATGTTCTCACCATCATGCTCCAGCTGTTTGATGAG GGTCGATTGACAGATGGAAAAGGGAAGACAATTGAGTGTAAGGACGCCATTTTCATCATGACCTCTAACCTTGCCAGTGAGGAGATAGCTGAACATGCTCTGCAGCTCAGGGCAGAAGCTGAGGAAATGGACAGGAAGAGGCGTGAAGGCAAGCTAG ATGACTTGGAACTTGCAGAAAAAATCACTATATCAAGAAGGTTTAAGGACAGGACAGTCCGACCCATTCTTAAG CGCCATTTCCGCCGGGATGAATTTCTGGGTAGGATCAATGAGATTGTGTACTTCCTGCCATTCTCACGGTCAGAGCTGGCAAAACTGGTTGTCAAAGAGCTAGAGTTTTGGGCTACCCGA GCCAGAAAGAAGCATGATATAGAGCTGAGCTGGGATCATCAGGTGGTGGATGTTTTGGCTGACGGATATGATGTGCATTACGGAGCTAGATCCATCAAGTACGAG GTTGAGCGTAGAGTTGTCAGCCAGCTAGCCATGGCACACGAGAGACAACTGATCCACAAGGGGTGTGTCCTGAAGATCACTGTAACTAACCCTGAAGACCTAGTCACCACCAGCTCTAACCACCCTGAGGCTGAGAAACCAGAGGACCCTGTCACAATAAAACTACAGCTGCTAAAAAAGGGTGGAAAGACAGAGAAATATGAAGACATTAAAATAGATCCGAATGAAAATCCATTCTCGATGGGGTTTAAGTGA
- the LOC135472586 gene encoding STAGA complex 65 subunit gamma-like isoform X2 produces MRKMSNWGEIPTVPETDSGIMAIEREQITKPRPMDVEGPWLYQPSSRHSPPTNDSLPAERFQIDAITLHTIRLLQHARKLRHLIHTVQQQLQENLKTGDADITYPATPSIPEFEGPPPKHNFLKPVPFMPIPLENLSDFVKGKSEPPPVVDDMACRKLLRRSVATICAHAGFDNSSESVLEMLTDLTSEYYLQFTKHMRAAADHQALHGSSGFPDIMCQVFAEMGLGSITTLHDFYQTRILQYHENMIETCQQLSQEYNKLKHPLENKQETFTLIKIKEEAYTDIQFPNLDDTDEDPEQLLQLDALGSFEITVEQESASGLTTEVESKWMNQGIKSEPPDLNASAQLEAYANPGSVQDQPPTTPAQMSDPGDLQDPPSIGASEIMSPPSVPPRPSAPKKK; encoded by the exons ATGAGAAAGATGTCAAACTGGGGTGAGATTCCAACAGTTCCAGAGACGGACTCTGGAATAATGGCGATTGAGAGGGAGCAGATCACCAAACCACGGCCTATGGATGTAGAGGGTCCATGGCTTTACCAGCCGTCCAGTCGTCACAGTCCTCCTACTAATGA CTCATTACCTGCAGAAAGGTTTCAAATTGATGCCATCACCTTGCACACAATTCGTCTTCTCCAGCACGCTCGAAAGTTGAGACATCTGATACACacagtacaacaacaactacaggAAAACCTG AAAACTGGCGATGCAGACATCACCTACCCTGCCACACCCAGTATCCCAGAGTTTGAGGGACCACCTCCGAAACACAACTTCCTGAAGCCTGTGCCTTTCATGCCAATTCCACTGGAAAA TTTGTCTGACTTTGTGAAGGGGAAATCAGAACCTCCGCCAGTTGTGGACGACATGGCTTGTCGCAAACTTCTGCGTCGCTCTGTGGCTACAATTTGTGCACACGCAGGCTTTGACA ATTCCAGTGAGTCTGTGTTGGAAATGCTAACAGATTTGACCAGCGAGTATTACCTACAGTTCACCAAACACATGAGAGCTGCAGCTGACCATCAAGCCCTTCATGGATCCTCTGGTTTCCCt GATATCATGTGTCAGGTGTTTGCCGAGATGGGACTGGGTAGTATCACGACGCTGCACGACTTCTACCAGACGCGGATCCTACAGTACCATGAGAATATGATAGAAACCTGTCAGCAGCTCTCACAGGAATACAACAAACTCAAACATCCTCttgaaaacaaacaagagaCCTTCACCTTGATCAA GATCAAGGAGGAAGCATATACTGATATTCAGTTTCCTAACCTGGATGATACGGATGAAGATCCTGAGCAGTTGCTTCAGCTGGATG CTCTGGGTAGCTTTGAGATCACTGTGGAGCAGGAATCTGCATCTGGTCTGACCACAGAGGTAGAGTCTAAGTGGATGAATCAAGGGATAAAATCTGAGCCTCCAGATCTCAA TGCCAGCGCCCAGCTGGAGGCATATGCTAACCCTGGAAGTGTTCAGGATCAGCCCCCTACCACCCCAGCCCAGATGAGTGACCCTGGGGACTTGCAGGACCCTCCCTCCATAGGGGCCTCAGAGATCATGTCGCCTCCATCTGTACCTCCAAGACCAAGTGCCCCAAAGAAGAAGTAA
- the LOC135472586 gene encoding STAGA complex 65 subunit gamma-like isoform X1 — MRKMSNWGEIPTVPETDSGIMAIEREQITKPRPMDVEGPWLYQPSSRHSPPTNDSLPAERFQIDAITLHTIRLLQHARKLRHLIHTVQQQLQENLKTGDADITYPATPSIPEFEGPPPKHNFLKPVPFMPIPLENLSDFVKGKSEPPPVVDDMACRKLLRRSVATICAHAGFDNSSESVLEMLTDLTSEYYLQFTKHMRAAADHQALHGSSGFPDIMCQVFAEMGLGSITTLHDFYQTRILQYHENMIETCQQLSQEYNKLKHPLENKQETFTLIKIKEEAYTDIQFPNLDDTDEDPEQLLQLDALGSFEITVEQESASGLTTEVESKWMNQGIKSEPPDLKYAK; from the exons ATGAGAAAGATGTCAAACTGGGGTGAGATTCCAACAGTTCCAGAGACGGACTCTGGAATAATGGCGATTGAGAGGGAGCAGATCACCAAACCACGGCCTATGGATGTAGAGGGTCCATGGCTTTACCAGCCGTCCAGTCGTCACAGTCCTCCTACTAATGA CTCATTACCTGCAGAAAGGTTTCAAATTGATGCCATCACCTTGCACACAATTCGTCTTCTCCAGCACGCTCGAAAGTTGAGACATCTGATACACacagtacaacaacaactacaggAAAACCTG AAAACTGGCGATGCAGACATCACCTACCCTGCCACACCCAGTATCCCAGAGTTTGAGGGACCACCTCCGAAACACAACTTCCTGAAGCCTGTGCCTTTCATGCCAATTCCACTGGAAAA TTTGTCTGACTTTGTGAAGGGGAAATCAGAACCTCCGCCAGTTGTGGACGACATGGCTTGTCGCAAACTTCTGCGTCGCTCTGTGGCTACAATTTGTGCACACGCAGGCTTTGACA ATTCCAGTGAGTCTGTGTTGGAAATGCTAACAGATTTGACCAGCGAGTATTACCTACAGTTCACCAAACACATGAGAGCTGCAGCTGACCATCAAGCCCTTCATGGATCCTCTGGTTTCCCt GATATCATGTGTCAGGTGTTTGCCGAGATGGGACTGGGTAGTATCACGACGCTGCACGACTTCTACCAGACGCGGATCCTACAGTACCATGAGAATATGATAGAAACCTGTCAGCAGCTCTCACAGGAATACAACAAACTCAAACATCCTCttgaaaacaaacaagagaCCTTCACCTTGATCAA GATCAAGGAGGAAGCATATACTGATATTCAGTTTCCTAACCTGGATGATACGGATGAAGATCCTGAGCAGTTGCTTCAGCTGGATG CTCTGGGTAGCTTTGAGATCACTGTGGAGCAGGAATCTGCATCTGGTCTGACCACAGAGGTAGAGTCTAAGTGGATGAATCAAGGGATAAAATCTGAGCCTCCAGATCTCAAGTATGCAAAGTGA